The proteins below are encoded in one region of Casimicrobium huifangae:
- a CDS encoding acetyl-CoA C-acyltransferase family protein encodes MSKREVVVLSAVRSAVGTFSGTLADIEPAELAGTVMKAAVERSGVDPKVINYVTVGNTIPTESRFPYVARVASIQAGLPMDSVAMAVNRLCSSGLQAIVTTAQNILLGDCDYGVGGGVEVMSRGGYLSPALRSGARMGDSKMIDMMVATLTDPFGVGHMGITAENLATKWNITREDQDAFAAESHRRAAAAIAAGHFKSQIVPIVKQTRKGEVVFDTDEHVKASTTIDTLAKMKPAFKKDGSVTAGNASGINDGASFFVLGEASLAAAAGYKPIARLVSYAVAGVPNDVMGEGPIPASKLALKKAGLSVDQMDVVESNEAFASQALTVAKGLGLNPAKTNPNGGAIALGHPIGASGAVIATKALYELQRVNGKYALVTMCIGGGQGIAAVFERL; translated from the coding sequence ATGTCGAAGCGTGAAGTCGTAGTGTTGAGTGCCGTCCGTTCCGCCGTCGGAACGTTCAGCGGAACCCTGGCTGATATTGAGCCCGCCGAGTTGGCTGGCACCGTGATGAAAGCGGCGGTCGAGCGCTCGGGCGTTGACCCGAAGGTGATCAACTACGTGACGGTGGGCAACACGATCCCGACCGAAAGCCGCTTCCCGTACGTGGCGCGCGTTGCATCCATTCAGGCCGGTCTGCCGATGGATTCGGTGGCAATGGCCGTGAACCGCCTGTGCTCATCGGGCCTGCAGGCAATCGTGACCACCGCACAGAACATCCTGCTCGGTGATTGCGACTACGGTGTTGGCGGCGGCGTCGAAGTAATGTCGCGCGGTGGCTACCTCTCGCCAGCGCTGCGCTCAGGCGCACGCATGGGCGACAGCAAGATGATCGACATGATGGTTGCCACGCTGACCGACCCGTTCGGCGTGGGCCACATGGGCATCACCGCTGAAAACCTCGCCACCAAGTGGAACATCACACGCGAAGACCAGGACGCATTCGCCGCCGAATCGCATCGTCGCGCCGCTGCGGCCATCGCTGCCGGGCACTTCAAATCGCAGATCGTGCCGATCGTCAAGCAGACGCGCAAGGGCGAAGTGGTGTTCGACACCGATGAGCACGTCAAGGCCTCCACCACCATCGACACGCTGGCCAAGATGAAGCCGGCGTTCAAAAAGGATGGTTCGGTCACCGCCGGCAATGCGTCGGGCATCAATGACGGCGCGTCGTTCTTTGTGCTCGGTGAAGCCAGTCTCGCTGCTGCTGCCGGTTACAAGCCGATTGCACGTCTCGTGTCCTATGCCGTCGCCGGCGTGCCGAACGATGTGATGGGCGAAGGCCCGATCCCGGCGTCGAAGCTGGCGCTCAAGAAGGCCGGCCTGTCGGTCGATCAGATGGACGTGGTTGAATCGAACGAAGCCTTTGCCTCGCAGGCGCTGACGGTGGCAAAGGGCTTGGGCCTTAACCCGGCCAAGACCAACCCGAACGGCGGTGCCATCGCCTTGGGCCATCCGATTGGAGCCTCCGGCGCGGTCATCGCCACCAAGGCGCTGTACGAGCTGCAACGCGTGAATGGCAAGTACGCGCTGGTGACCATGTGCATCGGCGGCGGCCAGGGCATCGCGGCGGTGTTCGAGCGGCTGTAA
- a CDS encoding efflux RND transporter permease subunit, protein MKRLIGYALTQPLFVVLGTLLFILAGVTAFRNLSVEAFPDVTDTQVTIIALYPGRAAEEVEKQVTLPIEVAVSGLPNALRVFSHTQFGLSYTVITYDDKAEVMTARQQVNERLRGVDLPPGVEANIAPNSTPVGEVMRYRLRGDGYSATDVRTVEDWVVERTLRQVPGVADVVAMGGAIKQYEVQPDLDKLRAYKLTFQNLLDALGRGNSNAGGSYVAQGAQQYAIRGIGLLASADDIGRIVLTSRGGTPILIRDVAQVKVGAVPRLGVVGQDADDDIVTGIVVMRKGENPSEVLKGIKQKITALNEKGLPPGMKIEPYYDRTWLMGKTLSTVFRNLVEGAVLVSIVLYLFLSNIRASLAVVVIIPLALLSTFLGLKIMGVPANLLSLGAMDFGIIVDGAVIVIENILARLSQQPETLSNDERKQVIADAANEVGRPTLFSMLIIIAAHIPIFALQRHEGRIFQPMALSVTTALVGSLIFSLTLVPLLAYWTLRKKVPHHDNWIVGLSKRIYRPVLDWALGNRLKVLGVGLAAFALSLVCASQLGSEFLPELNEGTIWVNIRLPASVSTQEASRVLATARKALRSVPEVVTAVSKAGQPEDGTDPKTISMAEIFVDIKPPEQWRPGMTKEKLIDEMDRAVSTIPSMEPSFSQPIRDNVLESISQIDGQIVIKIAGDDLVELKKTAQAIEREIRQVQGVYRAEIDRLGDVPHLLIEIDRARAARAGLNVGDVQDVIEAALAGKAATQLWEGERKFAVAVRLPEERRAMSNLATVPIATPDGGYVALGAVANIRESTGAMDIAREAGRRTMAIGIFIKGRDMGSVVADMQARVDKNVKLMAGQTFGWSGEFENQERAMKRLAVVVPISLLLIFVLLFDAFGSFKRATLILLNVPLALVGGFVALWIFSIPLSVSAAIGFIALSGQAVLNGVVMLSVFQQYEASGMSVADAVRNGSMARLRTVLMTAMLAALGLLPMALSHDIGAETQRPLAIVVIGGLFTATLLTLVVLPALYVAWFTRGKSADSFDDIGETAPATVGTTVH, encoded by the coding sequence ATGAAGCGTCTGATTGGTTATGCGCTGACGCAGCCACTTTTTGTGGTGCTCGGTACGCTGCTCTTCATCCTTGCCGGTGTGACGGCGTTCAGGAATCTCTCGGTCGAAGCGTTTCCCGATGTGACCGATACCCAGGTCACGATCATTGCGCTGTACCCCGGCCGCGCCGCTGAGGAAGTGGAGAAACAGGTCACGCTGCCGATCGAAGTCGCGGTGTCCGGACTGCCGAATGCGCTGCGCGTTTTCTCGCACACCCAGTTCGGCCTGTCCTACACCGTCATTACCTATGACGACAAGGCCGAAGTAATGACCGCCCGGCAGCAGGTCAACGAGCGGTTGCGCGGCGTCGATTTGCCTCCGGGCGTAGAGGCAAATATCGCCCCCAACTCGACGCCGGTCGGGGAAGTCATGCGCTACCGCCTGCGCGGAGACGGCTACTCCGCCACCGACGTTCGCACCGTGGAGGACTGGGTGGTTGAACGGACGCTGCGCCAGGTCCCGGGCGTTGCCGACGTTGTAGCCATGGGCGGCGCCATCAAGCAATACGAAGTGCAGCCTGACCTCGACAAGCTGCGGGCCTACAAGCTGACCTTTCAGAATCTGCTTGATGCGCTTGGGCGCGGCAACTCCAACGCGGGTGGCAGCTACGTGGCGCAAGGAGCACAGCAATACGCCATCCGCGGTATCGGGCTGCTGGCGTCGGCTGACGACATCGGCCGTATCGTGCTTACCTCCCGCGGCGGCACGCCGATACTGATTCGGGACGTGGCGCAGGTGAAGGTCGGGGCAGTGCCGCGACTTGGTGTCGTTGGCCAGGATGCCGACGACGATATCGTGACCGGCATCGTCGTCATGCGCAAAGGTGAAAACCCGAGCGAAGTGCTCAAGGGCATCAAACAGAAGATCACCGCGCTCAACGAAAAGGGCCTGCCGCCTGGCATGAAGATCGAGCCCTACTACGACCGCACCTGGCTGATGGGCAAGACGCTGTCAACGGTGTTCCGCAATCTGGTGGAGGGCGCGGTACTGGTGTCGATCGTGCTTTATCTGTTCCTCTCGAACATTCGCGCCAGTCTTGCTGTGGTCGTCATCATTCCGCTGGCGCTGCTATCGACCTTCCTTGGCCTCAAGATCATGGGCGTACCGGCCAACCTGCTCTCGCTCGGGGCGATGGACTTCGGCATCATCGTCGACGGTGCGGTGATCGTGATCGAAAACATCCTGGCCCGCCTTTCGCAGCAACCAGAAACGCTCTCCAACGACGAGCGCAAGCAGGTGATCGCCGATGCGGCCAACGAGGTAGGGCGGCCAACCCTGTTTTCGATGCTGATCATCATTGCAGCGCACATCCCGATCTTTGCCTTGCAGCGCCACGAAGGCCGCATCTTTCAGCCGATGGCGCTGTCGGTAACAACTGCGCTGGTTGGTTCGCTGATCTTTTCGCTGACGCTGGTGCCGCTGCTGGCCTACTGGACGCTGCGCAAAAAAGTGCCGCATCATGACAACTGGATTGTTGGCTTGAGCAAGCGGATTTACCGACCAGTTCTCGACTGGGCACTTGGCAACCGACTGAAGGTGCTGGGTGTAGGCCTGGCCGCATTCGCGTTGTCGCTGGTCTGCGCAAGCCAGCTGGGTTCAGAGTTCCTGCCGGAGCTGAACGAGGGCACCATCTGGGTCAACATTCGGCTGCCCGCCAGCGTTTCGACGCAGGAGGCGTCGCGTGTGCTGGCAACAGCGCGCAAGGCATTGCGTAGCGTGCCGGAGGTGGTCACTGCAGTCTCCAAGGCCGGTCAGCCTGAAGATGGTACCGATCCGAAAACCATCAGCATGGCCGAGATATTTGTCGATATCAAGCCGCCAGAGCAATGGCGCCCCGGCATGACCAAGGAGAAACTGATCGACGAGATGGATCGCGCAGTATCGACGATCCCAAGCATGGAACCGAGCTTCTCGCAGCCGATCCGCGACAACGTACTGGAATCGATTTCCCAGATCGATGGCCAGATTGTCATCAAGATTGCCGGCGACGATCTGGTGGAGCTGAAGAAAACCGCCCAGGCGATCGAACGAGAAATCCGCCAGGTACAAGGGGTTTACCGTGCAGAGATTGACCGCCTCGGCGACGTTCCGCACCTGCTGATCGAAATCGACCGCGCCCGGGCAGCTCGCGCTGGACTGAACGTCGGCGATGTGCAGGACGTGATCGAAGCCGCGCTGGCTGGCAAGGCAGCGACGCAGTTGTGGGAAGGCGAACGGAAGTTTGCGGTAGCTGTCCGTCTGCCGGAAGAGCGTCGCGCCATGTCCAATCTCGCAACGGTGCCCATTGCGACGCCCGACGGTGGCTATGTCGCGCTCGGCGCGGTCGCCAACATCCGCGAATCAACCGGCGCCATGGACATTGCCCGTGAAGCGGGCCGGCGGACCATGGCGATCGGCATCTTCATCAAGGGGCGCGACATGGGATCAGTGGTCGCCGACATGCAGGCTCGCGTCGACAAAAACGTCAAACTCATGGCCGGCCAGACATTTGGCTGGTCTGGCGAATTTGAAAATCAGGAGCGGGCGATGAAGCGTCTCGCCGTCGTGGTGCCAATCTCGCTGTTGCTGATCTTCGTACTGCTGTTTGACGCCTTCGGCTCGTTCAAACGAGCTACGCTCATCTTGCTTAACGTGCCACTGGCGCTGGTGGGTGGTTTCGTCGCACTGTGGATCTTCTCGATTCCGTTGTCGGTTTCCGCCGCGATCGGTTTCATCGCGTTGTCAGGCCAGGCAGTCCTTAATGGTGTGGTGATGCTCTCTGTGTTTCAGCAGTACGAAGCAAGTGGGATGTCGGTCGCCGACGCGGTCCGCAACGGCTCAATGGCTCGCCTGCGGACTGTGCTGATGACGGCGATGCTGGCCGCTCTCGGGTTGCTGCCGATGGCGCTTTCCCATGACATCGGCGCCGAGACGCAGCGGCCCCTGGCTATCGTCGTCATTGGTGGCTTGTTTACGGCGACGCTGCTCACGCTCGTTGTGCTGCCCGCGCTGTACGTTGCCTGGTTCACGCGAGGAAAGTCAGCAGACAGCTTTGACGACATTGGCGAGACAGCACCCGCAACCGTGGGCACCACCGTCCACTGA
- a CDS encoding efflux RND transporter periplasmic adaptor subunit: MPSIRLHTVFSAAAAALLAACSEAPPPAVPEPASAVIQGAELRYPSGHPQLTLLKAVEVRPSTAVAIELPARLIWNEARTQRIYAPLAGRVTAIRADVGQAVKAGSVLASLASPDLGQAQADAARASVDMQLATKTLKRQKELLDAGVLARKEYDQAEADLARAQAEATRTEARTRFYGGGTGVNQQLAITAGINGVVVERNLNPGQELRPDQSGVGVPALFVVSDPTTLWVQIDARESDLGSLKTGANFDLIVPSLNNEKFTGKVVAQADAIDPATRTIKVRGEIANPDRRLKAEMLANARLERHLGGGLVVPSSAIVLRNGQHVVFVQTGPGSFEPHEVKLSWQDSKQAVIARGLEVGDKVIAENTLLLARQFALSQDKAEGDETVAPDKTSAANGAKSGTVATADKKDNVKKP; this comes from the coding sequence ATGCCATCCATTCGCCTCCACACTGTCTTCAGCGCCGCCGCGGCGGCCCTGCTTGCTGCCTGCTCGGAAGCCCCGCCTCCCGCCGTACCGGAACCTGCCTCGGCGGTGATTCAGGGCGCAGAACTGCGCTATCCGAGCGGCCATCCGCAACTGACTCTGCTCAAAGCCGTCGAGGTCCGCCCGTCAACGGCCGTGGCCATCGAATTGCCGGCACGCCTGATCTGGAACGAGGCGCGCACCCAGCGCATCTACGCGCCACTGGCCGGTCGTGTCACGGCCATTCGCGCCGATGTAGGTCAGGCCGTCAAGGCCGGTAGCGTGCTCGCATCGCTGGCTTCGCCGGATCTCGGTCAGGCCCAGGCCGATGCCGCGCGCGCCAGCGTCGACATGCAGCTGGCAACCAAAACCCTCAAGCGGCAAAAGGAGCTGCTGGACGCCGGCGTGCTGGCCCGCAAGGAATACGATCAGGCCGAGGCGGACCTCGCACGCGCACAGGCAGAGGCGACAAGGACCGAAGCGCGCACCCGTTTCTACGGTGGGGGTACCGGCGTCAATCAGCAGCTCGCGATCACCGCTGGCATCAACGGCGTCGTGGTTGAACGCAACCTCAACCCGGGACAGGAGCTGCGCCCCGACCAGTCGGGCGTTGGCGTTCCGGCGCTGTTCGTGGTCTCCGATCCGACCACCTTGTGGGTGCAGATCGATGCCCGTGAATCGGACCTCGGCAGCCTGAAGACCGGCGCCAACTTCGATTTGATCGTGCCGTCCCTCAACAACGAGAAATTCACCGGCAAGGTCGTCGCTCAGGCTGATGCCATCGACCCGGCGACCCGAACCATCAAGGTGCGTGGCGAAATTGCCAACCCAGATCGCCGGCTGAAGGCCGAGATGCTGGCCAACGCCAGGCTTGAGCGCCACCTGGGCGGTGGCCTGGTGGTGCCGAGCAGCGCCATCGTGTTGCGCAACGGCCAGCATGTGGTGTTCGTGCAGACCGGCCCCGGCTCCTTTGAGCCGCACGAGGTGAAATTGTCGTGGCAGGACAGCAAGCAGGCGGTGATTGCCCGCGGACTCGAAGTCGGCGACAAGGTCATCGCGGAAAACACACTGCTGCTTGCGCGGCAATTCGCGCTATCGCAGGACAAGGCGGAAGGTGACGAAACCGTTGCACCGGACAAGACGTCAGCAGCGAACGGTGCAAAAAGTGGCACCGTTGCGACCGCCGACAAAAAGGACAACGTCAAGAAACCATGA
- a CDS encoding TolC family protein, translating into MSLPALLIALANGSAIAEPSLQDVLRAVNSGLEVRQSAQAERSAEAEVTSADHAPLPTLSGKLSQIDLQNGLGPGDPLGRKRMDKSIGIDWTWERGDKRLHRTRAAERALAATRADTVETALQQMLVAQGLYFDWLGARERVRLMRDTAAVAQEAARAANRRRDAGDLSAQDALRVEIDSERVAADLQLATVDLERAELALSTFVRRQDLVVARSSAVIWPNLPEPRGDSATAAPTPPLQARGDVRAAQARVEAARASVDGALALRKLDPTWGLSFDHYPGVSNRLVELRVQIPLPLGYNYQGEISRAQSELSQAELVAERTLRDARIEQDRLAAEARSNRERVRQFREQIAPRASTVLKQAEFAFARGAIPLTDLLDARRTHRSTQLDALAAQLDAAKAETALLLRTRPEVLITASP; encoded by the coding sequence GTGTCTCTGCCGGCCCTGTTGATTGCGCTTGCCAATGGTTCTGCAATTGCCGAACCCAGCCTGCAGGATGTGCTGCGCGCCGTGAATTCCGGTCTTGAGGTTCGCCAATCCGCACAGGCCGAACGTAGCGCCGAAGCCGAGGTGACAAGCGCCGACCACGCCCCGTTGCCCACACTGTCCGGCAAGCTTTCACAAATCGATTTGCAGAATGGCCTTGGCCCCGGCGATCCGCTGGGGCGCAAGCGGATGGACAAGTCGATCGGGATCGACTGGACCTGGGAACGTGGCGACAAGCGCCTGCACCGAACCCGCGCCGCTGAACGGGCACTCGCCGCCACCCGGGCTGACACCGTAGAGACCGCCTTGCAGCAGATGCTGGTCGCACAGGGCCTCTATTTCGACTGGCTCGGCGCGCGCGAACGGGTGCGGCTGATGCGCGATACGGCAGCAGTCGCGCAGGAGGCAGCAAGAGCTGCCAACCGCCGCCGTGATGCTGGTGACTTGTCTGCACAAGATGCGCTGCGCGTTGAAATAGACAGCGAGCGGGTCGCAGCCGACCTGCAATTGGCGACCGTTGACCTCGAACGCGCCGAGCTTGCGCTGAGCACGTTTGTCCGGCGGCAGGATCTGGTCGTCGCCCGCAGCAGTGCAGTCATCTGGCCGAATCTGCCAGAGCCGCGTGGCGACAGCGCAACAGCTGCGCCGACACCGCCATTGCAGGCGCGTGGCGACGTGCGGGCTGCGCAGGCACGCGTCGAGGCCGCGCGGGCATCGGTTGACGGCGCCCTCGCCCTGCGCAAGCTTGATCCGACCTGGGGGCTTTCTTTCGACCACTACCCCGGCGTGTCCAATCGTCTGGTCGAACTGCGCGTGCAGATTCCCCTGCCGCTCGGCTACAACTATCAGGGCGAAATTTCGCGCGCACAGTCCGAGCTGTCGCAAGCCGAGCTCGTCGCAGAGCGCACCCTGCGCGACGCCCGAATTGAGCAGGACCGGCTGGCGGCGGAAGCACGTAGCAATCGCGAGCGTGTCCGGCAGTTCCGCGAGCAGATTGCGCCCCGCGCATCGACCGTCCTCAAGCAGGCAGAGTTTGCGTTCGCGCGTGGCGCCATCCCCCTGACCGACCTGCTCGACGCCCGCCGTACACACCGTAGCACGCAACTGGACGCGCTTGCAGCCCAGCTTGATGCAGCCAAAGCGGAGACCGCCCTGCTGCTTCGCACACGGCCTGAAGTACTCATCACTGCCAGCCCCTGA
- a CDS encoding response regulator transcription factor, translating into MRILVVEDDAVLRSVMTKSLHEAGHRVDAVQRLAEAEQLWQYQPFDAVLLDLNLPDGNALDGLRRARARGDRTPVLVLTARNRTDERIAGLDAGADDYLGKPFDLAEVEARLRALVRRSQGGANVVELGRLRFDGVASRIFLGEEAFDLPAREYEVLWELAHPPGRVVSKRALSDKLSGLEDSLGDNALEAFVSRLRRKLAGTGATIRTLRGLGYLLERNESEP; encoded by the coding sequence ATGCGAATCCTGGTAGTTGAGGACGACGCCGTCCTTCGTAGCGTCATGACCAAGAGCCTGCATGAAGCAGGGCATCGGGTAGACGCCGTACAGCGCCTTGCCGAGGCCGAGCAGCTCTGGCAGTACCAGCCGTTTGACGCCGTGCTGCTTGATCTCAATCTGCCCGATGGCAACGCGCTTGACGGCTTGCGGCGGGCACGCGCGCGCGGCGATCGCACGCCGGTGCTGGTGCTGACTGCGCGTAACCGCACTGACGAGCGAATTGCTGGTCTCGATGCAGGCGCCGACGACTACCTGGGCAAGCCGTTCGACCTGGCCGAGGTCGAGGCGCGGTTGCGGGCGCTGGTGCGCCGATCACAGGGCGGGGCCAACGTCGTTGAATTGGGCCGCCTTCGTTTTGATGGGGTGGCTTCGCGCATTTTCCTGGGCGAGGAGGCGTTCGACTTGCCGGCGCGGGAGTACGAAGTCCTCTGGGAGTTGGCCCATCCACCCGGTCGCGTGGTCAGCAAACGGGCGCTCTCCGACAAGCTGTCGGGGCTTGAGGACTCGTTGGGCGACAACGCACTCGAAGCCTTTGTTTCCCGCCTGCGCCGCAAGCTGGCCGGCACCGGGGCCACCATTCGCACCCTGCGTGGGCTGGGCTACCTGCTGGAGCGGAACGAGTCCGAACCGTGA
- a CDS encoding sensor histidine kinase produces MNNTEAVIAPTLRQRLLSHVLLPVFVVWLTSTALIIEIAYLYTQRAFDRALIDDAYALSAHVRQSGEGLTLELSARELDSVLFDQSEKVYFAVVGIDGRVLANNAPWLVSQSALAQPGATIDTGSPYVLSDRFHEGEPLRSVELLLSEGRAWRVILAQTIRSRTKLLQQMLLYAVVPEVLLFTLLGIWLWRAIGNDLDPMNRLRLALQSRDVTDLSPVPVDASSRDVAQVAQAVNALFGRVSAGVSAQREFAGNVAHELRNPLAGIRALAEYGMRQDDPAAWRQQLAAILERQASASHLIDQLLALAFADEARDTLAVGPVDIGGVVERSVLAALPRIDANQGEIVVHGLDALVLVEGNEGLLAAMLTNLLDNAARHARPPSGQRLSIAIVVERSVDDGEAVTIAVEDNGLGLDPATLEARTRWSRGTGVEGAQGSTGLGLAIVARYAELLGSKLTLANRPAGGLRASIQLRRAASDSVPD; encoded by the coding sequence GTGAATAACACGGAGGCAGTCATTGCCCCGACGCTTCGGCAGCGTTTGCTGTCGCACGTACTGTTGCCGGTGTTCGTGGTGTGGCTAACCAGTACCGCACTGATCATTGAGATCGCCTACCTCTACACGCAGCGGGCTTTCGATCGCGCTCTGATCGACGATGCCTACGCACTGTCTGCACATGTACGCCAGAGTGGCGAGGGCCTGACGCTGGAGTTGTCAGCACGTGAGCTGGATTCAGTTCTGTTTGACCAGTCGGAGAAAGTCTATTTTGCGGTGGTCGGGATTGACGGACGCGTGCTGGCCAACAACGCGCCATGGCTGGTCTCGCAATCAGCACTGGCGCAACCGGGCGCCACAATTGACACCGGTAGTCCGTACGTCTTGAGCGACCGCTTCCATGAGGGGGAGCCACTGCGATCAGTCGAATTGCTGCTGTCCGAAGGGCGGGCATGGCGCGTCATCCTGGCGCAGACGATAAGGTCGCGGACCAAACTTTTGCAGCAGATGCTGCTTTATGCGGTAGTGCCGGAAGTCCTGCTCTTCACGCTGCTCGGCATCTGGCTGTGGCGGGCGATCGGCAATGATCTCGATCCGATGAACCGGTTGCGGCTCGCGTTGCAATCTCGCGATGTGACCGACCTATCGCCGGTTCCAGTCGATGCGTCTTCGCGTGATGTGGCGCAGGTCGCACAGGCGGTGAACGCGCTGTTCGGGCGGGTGAGTGCCGGTGTCAGCGCGCAGCGTGAGTTCGCCGGTAACGTCGCCCATGAGCTGCGCAATCCGCTCGCGGGTATCCGGGCGCTGGCCGAATACGGGATGCGCCAGGACGACCCCGCCGCCTGGCGTCAGCAACTCGCGGCGATCCTTGAGCGCCAGGCCAGTGCAAGCCATCTGATTGACCAGTTGCTGGCCCTGGCATTTGCCGATGAAGCCCGCGACACCCTTGCGGTCGGGCCGGTGGATATTGGCGGCGTCGTCGAACGTAGCGTGCTCGCTGCCTTGCCGCGTATTGATGCCAATCAGGGCGAAATCGTGGTGCACGGGCTGGATGCTCTGGTGCTGGTCGAGGGCAACGAAGGATTGTTGGCCGCCATGCTGACCAATCTGCTCGACAACGCCGCACGACACGCCCGTCCGCCGTCAGGACAGCGGCTGAGCATCGCAATCGTGGTGGAACGCTCGGTTGACGACGGCGAAGCCGTGACGATTGCGGTTGAAGATAACGGCCTTGGGCTTGACCCTGCAACGCTCGAAGCGCGTACCCGCTGGTCGCGCGGCACCGGCGTGGAGGGGGCGCAGGGCAGCACCGGGCTTGGCCTTGCCATCGTTGCCCGCTATGCGGAACTGCTGGGCAGCAAGCTCACGCTGGCCAACCGGCCAGCGGGCGGGTTGCGGGCTTCAATTCAGTTGCGCCGCGCCGCTTCGGACTCGGTACCAGACTGA
- a CDS encoding ComEA family DNA-binding protein, which produces MKRIITAMLAAAVLASPLYALDDKQAKKDVAAATKAPEKAPALMDINTATAKQLATLDGIGDARSAAIVKGRPYKGKDELVEKKIIPQDVYDKIKDKIIAKQAPEKKK; this is translated from the coding sequence ATGAAACGCATCATCACCGCCATGCTGGCTGCTGCCGTGCTGGCAAGCCCGCTGTACGCACTGGACGACAAGCAGGCCAAGAAGGATGTCGCTGCAGCGACCAAGGCACCGGAAAAGGCCCCGGCCCTGATGGACATCAATACTGCAACTGCCAAGCAACTGGCGACGCTCGATGGCATTGGCGATGCACGCTCGGCCGCGATCGTGAAGGGTCGCCCCTACAAGGGCAAGGATGAACTGGTCGAGAAGAAGATCATCCCGCAGGATGTCTACGACAAGATCAAGGACAAAATCATCGCCAAGCAGGCGCCTGAAAAGAAGAAATAG
- a CDS encoding helix-turn-helix domain-containing protein, translating into MPSSKSARNNLHSALKAVRNARGLTQEDFALVSSRTYVSSVERAVRNPTLTKIDELATVLKVHPLTLVTLAYCDVNNLDSSKELLGLVASELGALFTD; encoded by the coding sequence ATGCCGTCAAGCAAATCTGCGCGCAACAACTTGCACTCGGCGTTGAAAGCCGTACGCAACGCGCGTGGCCTTACGCAAGAGGATTTTGCGCTCGTGTCAAGCCGCACCTACGTCAGTAGTGTTGAACGCGCTGTGCGCAATCCGACCCTCACGAAAATTGATGAGCTCGCCACCGTGCTCAAAGTGCATCCGCTGACTTTGGTGACGTTGGCTTACTGCGATGTCAACAATCTCGATAGCTCGAAGGAGCTGCTAGGATTGGTCGCTTCGGAGTTGGGCGCGCTCTTCACCGACTGA